Proteins encoded within one genomic window of Mycobacterium gallinarum:
- a CDS encoding type II toxin-antitoxin system VapC family toxin, with protein sequence MNILLDTHILLWLLREPTTLDPEALAHLGDPTTSVWVSAASAWEIAIKTRLGRLDGSTLLATWPRQLEAMRVDDLPIDSDDAILAGRLPWDHRDPFDRVIVAQALRRNLTLASRDAKILDAALTPTLKA encoded by the coding sequence GTGAACATCCTGTTGGACACCCACATCTTGCTGTGGCTGCTCAGGGAACCGACCACGCTGGATCCCGAAGCGCTCGCACACCTGGGCGACCCCACCACTTCTGTCTGGGTGAGCGCCGCGTCAGCCTGGGAGATTGCGATCAAAACTCGGCTAGGACGGCTTGACGGCTCAACGCTGTTGGCGACCTGGCCGAGGCAGCTGGAAGCAATGCGCGTCGATGACCTGCCGATCGATTCCGACGATGCGATCCTTGCCGGGCGACTTCCCTGGGATCATCGGGACCCTTTCGATCGGGTGATCGTTGCCCAAGCGCTGCGTCGCAACCTCACTCTCGCTAGCCGTGACGCGAAGATCCTGGATGCCGCGCTGACCCCGACACTGAAAGCCTGA
- a CDS encoding thermonuclease family protein encodes MVDGDTIDVRDDSRGRLRVRLLGIDSPEVHRPGWSIGCWGPEAERFATETLTGQRIILSADPTQDTHDRYGRTLAYVELADGRDFAVTAVAAGMAR; translated from the coding sequence GTGGTGGACGGGGACACTATCGACGTCCGCGACGACAGCCGCGGCCGACTTCGTGTCCGACTGCTGGGCATCGACTCGCCCGAAGTTCACCGGCCGGGATGGTCTATCGGCTGTTGGGGGCCCGAAGCCGAGCGCTTCGCCACCGAAACCCTGACCGGACAACGCATCATCCTTAGTGCAGACCCCACTCAGGACACCCACGACCGCTACGGCCGCACATTGGCCTACGTCGAATTGGCTGACGGACGCGACTTCGCCGTCACCGCCGTGGCGGCGGGTATGGCGCGCTAG
- a CDS encoding winged helix-turn-helix domain-containing protein, translating to MSGPEAGLGLLDELGDPDWWRNQAILSTRLRDLVAGFDSIGSFTIPYARLPRRLGAYAEDFPRWADVADQTPQALLSRPKLGAAAVRALIEAAQRAVQVQRDTRVAGRVGADAAVARLVGQLSDFDREILSAQVWALDPVPQHVVAERLGVHAVSVSRNLRRARARFAELLTDPAHQEVGEHANRLRRRLGPYLPVEAVHAELRSLGIEPIAQTAGVLLHVAGPYSRRGSWLEDTSTPAGGRGQVLAAVDAVFGAQAAPTADTLLHALTSLGLPTEVALTYLQGQKDLRRFGDVWVRWKGDTAANMTEAALQILGTPATAEAILATIRTGDTAGTSLERVSAVLSQDDRFVRTSRSTWGLQAWDVPEYVNIVHAIGERLDAAGDEASVTAVINELRARYPDVAETSIRAYIGTLAFVVEDGVVRRRAKADGWPAVPPLNTARGAFRNGANEIRVAVLVTAEVLRGSGQTVHTAVADAVGVSPGQQRIFASPHGPVTMSWKLASTTGVSIGSLRAHAAAVDASAGDTLVLVFRLAGASLDVLRVGAEDQGTARLQKLLGHAVRKPAAALATALNCRQEDVGAVLRRRGDDQLAAVFDDDAN from the coding sequence ATGAGCGGCCCGGAAGCCGGGCTGGGTCTGCTCGATGAGCTTGGCGATCCGGACTGGTGGCGCAACCAGGCGATCCTGAGCACCCGTCTGCGTGATCTTGTTGCGGGCTTCGACAGCATCGGCTCGTTCACCATTCCCTACGCCCGGTTACCGAGGCGGCTGGGCGCCTACGCCGAGGACTTCCCTCGCTGGGCCGATGTCGCGGACCAAACTCCGCAGGCACTGCTTTCGCGCCCCAAGCTGGGCGCCGCGGCGGTCCGTGCGCTGATCGAAGCTGCGCAGCGAGCGGTCCAGGTCCAGCGAGATACACGCGTCGCCGGCCGGGTCGGAGCCGACGCCGCGGTGGCGCGCTTGGTCGGCCAGCTCAGCGATTTCGACCGCGAGATCCTTTCGGCACAGGTGTGGGCTCTGGACCCGGTTCCTCAGCACGTGGTGGCCGAACGCCTGGGGGTGCACGCGGTCTCTGTGAGCCGCAACCTACGCCGGGCGCGGGCGCGGTTCGCAGAGCTGCTCACCGATCCGGCACACCAGGAGGTTGGCGAGCACGCCAATCGGTTGCGGCGACGGTTGGGCCCGTATCTTCCCGTGGAGGCTGTCCACGCCGAACTTCGTTCTCTGGGCATAGAACCTATCGCTCAGACCGCCGGGGTCCTTCTTCATGTCGCCGGCCCTTATTCGCGCCGCGGAAGCTGGCTGGAGGACACCTCCACGCCTGCCGGAGGGCGGGGGCAGGTGCTCGCCGCCGTCGATGCGGTGTTCGGCGCCCAGGCTGCCCCCACCGCCGACACCCTGCTCCACGCGCTGACGAGCTTGGGACTACCGACCGAGGTAGCCCTGACTTACCTTCAAGGCCAGAAAGATTTGCGCCGCTTCGGCGACGTGTGGGTGCGGTGGAAAGGTGATACCGCCGCCAACATGACCGAGGCCGCGCTTCAGATCCTCGGGACCCCCGCGACCGCCGAAGCCATCCTCGCCACGATCAGAACCGGCGACACCGCAGGCACCAGCCTCGAGCGCGTCAGTGCGGTGCTCTCCCAGGATGACCGGTTCGTTCGCACCAGCCGAAGTACATGGGGGCTGCAGGCGTGGGACGTTCCCGAGTACGTCAACATCGTGCATGCGATCGGCGAACGCCTCGACGCCGCCGGCGACGAAGCCAGCGTCACCGCGGTGATCAACGAGCTTCGAGCGCGATATCCGGACGTCGCCGAAACATCCATCCGGGCCTACATAGGCACTCTGGCATTCGTCGTTGAAGACGGCGTTGTACGCCGGCGGGCCAAGGCTGATGGATGGCCGGCGGTGCCGCCGCTGAACACGGCCCGCGGTGCTTTCCGCAACGGGGCCAACGAAATTCGCGTAGCTGTGCTCGTCACGGCAGAGGTCCTACGCGGGTCGGGTCAGACCGTGCACACCGCAGTGGCCGACGCCGTTGGTGTCTCCCCGGGTCAGCAACGAATATTCGCCAGCCCGCACGGGCCAGTCACAATGTCCTGGAAGCTCGCGTCGACAACTGGAGTCAGCATCGGCTCGCTGCGCGCCCATGCCGCGGCCGTGGACGCGAGCGCTGGCGACACACTGGTGCTGGTGTTCCGGCTCGCCGGTGCATCACTGGACGTGCTCCGCGTCGGAGCTGAAGACCAGGGGACGGCGCGGTTGCAGAAGCTGCTCGGCCACGCGGTTCGCAAGCCCGCCGCAGCGCTCGCGACCGCCTTGAATTGTCGCCAAGAAGACGTCGGCGCGGTCCTTCGCCGCCGCGGAGATGACCAGCTAGCCGCCGTGTTCGACGACGACGCCAACTGA
- a CDS encoding DUF4226 domain-containing protein produces MGFWQQQVNDLMTGIGGLGGLNPPLETPTPDPTLPPYPPPSYYPQIPTWDDPSPDVPQYPPYIPEQDMNTSSGMPRSTLDGIHGDGGVILKEPGELGPPAYRDGPNYTESPPGSGVWVPDHRPYPPGSVLPAGWSGKGAEEADATDAALRKTREALNQADQGLAQNITDTHTADAQSKAQLQRIQQEIQLGVAAMQPSLGTPAGREQLAEFLDRKASEAKQVASNAQEMSARLASNFQTVGHQFAAATDPWDWDGETEEWEPIDPGGAGAGPNVGPAIPPSIL; encoded by the coding sequence GTGGGTTTCTGGCAACAGCAGGTCAACGACCTGATGACGGGTATCGGCGGTCTGGGCGGCCTCAATCCGCCGCTGGAGACGCCGACGCCGGACCCCACGCTGCCGCCGTACCCGCCGCCCAGCTATTACCCGCAGATCCCGACCTGGGATGACCCCTCCCCGGATGTTCCGCAGTATCCGCCCTACATCCCCGAGCAGGACATGAATACCTCCTCGGGGATGCCGCGCTCCACCCTTGACGGTATCCACGGTGATGGCGGCGTGATCCTCAAAGAGCCGGGTGAGCTGGGTCCGCCGGCGTATCGGGATGGACCGAATTACACCGAGTCCCCGCCGGGGTCGGGTGTGTGGGTGCCCGACCACCGTCCCTATCCCCCGGGTTCGGTGTTGCCGGCTGGCTGGTCCGGTAAGGGCGCTGAGGAAGCCGACGCGACCGATGCCGCGCTGCGGAAAACGCGTGAGGCATTGAATCAGGCTGATCAGGGTCTGGCACAGAACATCACCGACACGCACACCGCCGATGCGCAGTCAAAGGCGCAGCTGCAGCGGATTCAGCAGGAGATCCAGCTGGGTGTTGCCGCCATGCAACCGAGCCTGGGTACTCCCGCCGGCCGTGAGCAGCTCGCCGAGTTCCTCGACCGTAAGGCCTCCGAGGCCAAGCAGGTCGCCAGCAATGCCCAGGAAATGTCGGCGCGGCTCGCGTCGAACTTTCAGACGGTCGGCCATCAGTTCGCCGCGGCGACCGATCCGTGGGATTGGGACGGCGAAACCGAGGAGTGGGAGCCGATCGATCCCGGCGGCGCGGGCGCCGGCCCGAATGTTGGGCCCGCGATACCCCCGAGCATCCTGTAG
- a CDS encoding type II toxin-antitoxin system Phd/YefM family antitoxin produces the protein MTVEKVSSTDAKNRLNALLADVERTGKTVIITNHGRDVARLVPATPTPRQFGQMPNLSFPQDFDEPLPDAELARWEGDESP, from the coding sequence ATGACCGTTGAGAAGGTTTCCAGCACTGATGCCAAGAATCGGCTCAACGCGCTACTCGCCGACGTCGAGCGGACCGGAAAGACGGTGATCATCACCAATCACGGTCGCGATGTCGCACGATTGGTGCCTGCTACCCCGACCCCGCGACAGTTCGGCCAAATGCCGAACCTGTCCTTCCCTCAGGACTTTGACGAGCCGTTGCCGGATGCCGAGCTTGCCCGCTGGGAGGGCGACGAGTCGCCGTGA